The following are from one region of the Stanieria cyanosphaera PCC 7437 genome:
- a CDS encoding sulfotransferase domain-containing protein has product MNLIKKVLLRPTLDHILNYWGSNNAKNYDLKNTIAIACSGRGGSTWLTEIIGTLPGYPILWEPLHLAKNPECKNYGYNWNTYIPYHAEDNIKKNYLEQILIGQNLSTNIISSLAFHPQKFFNFQGFLVKFVNANLLFNWMLKQFPIQGILMIRHPCAVVESQLRHSAWNHINKNNLTFPQQLTVDYPHLVQIFETIQTREEILAFEWAIQTYIPLIQPKSKFLYIITYEKLINESKLEINRLFNYLGKPVPKSAYEKLKQVSKTTQQVSNVTHNKNVLTGWKERLLPQQIDNILNIVHQVGINFYNDSLIPDYKNLSDLVNQS; this is encoded by the coding sequence ATGAACTTAATTAAAAAAGTATTATTAAGACCTACTTTAGACCACATACTGAATTACTGGGGGTCTAACAATGCTAAAAATTATGATCTTAAAAATACTATTGCGATCGCCTGTTCTGGTAGAGGTGGTTCTACGTGGTTGACTGAAATAATTGGTACATTACCTGGATATCCTATATTGTGGGAACCTTTGCATTTGGCGAAAAATCCTGAGTGTAAAAATTATGGATATAACTGGAATACTTATATTCCTTATCATGCAGAAGATAACATTAAGAAAAATTATCTTGAACAAATTTTAATTGGTCAAAATTTATCAACTAACATAATTTCTTCATTAGCTTTTCATCCCCAAAAATTTTTTAATTTCCAAGGTTTTCTAGTCAAATTTGTTAATGCGAATTTACTATTTAATTGGATGTTGAAACAATTTCCTATTCAGGGAATTTTAATGATTCGTCATCCTTGTGCTGTGGTTGAATCACAATTACGACATTCTGCATGGAATCATATTAATAAAAATAATCTCACTTTTCCCCAACAGTTAACCGTTGACTATCCTCATTTAGTTCAAATTTTTGAAACGATTCAAACAAGAGAAGAAATTTTAGCATTTGAATGGGCAATACAAACTTATATTCCTTTAATTCAACCAAAATCAAAATTTTTGTATATAATAACTTATGAAAAATTAATCAATGAATCAAAATTAGAAATAAATAGATTATTTAATTATTTAGGAAAACCTGTTCCCAAAAGTGCTTACGAAAAACTAAAACAAGTGAGCAAAACCACGCAACAAGTATCTAATGTAACTCACAACAAAAACGTTTTAACTGGTTGGAAAGAGCGATTATTGCCTCAACAAATAGATAATATATTAAACATAGTACATCAAGTAGGAATCAACTTTTACAACGACTCATTAATTCCTGATTACAAAAATCTATCTGATTTAGTCAATCAAAGTTAA
- a CDS encoding calcium-binding protein yields MSILSGNDLNNNISGTIGNDKIAGLGGDDKLAGLDGNDNLIGGNGNDNLIGGNGNDTLWSGDGDDTLSAGAGDDYLDGGKGHDYLDGGSGNDFLRGNAGHDYLRGGAGNDTLHGGFGNDTLHGGFGDDILNGGAGNDTFVFDNVRQGVDQVEDFQVGIDTIRLEGIAQGVVEVLQVGNDTLIKADGNDLAVLIGITNYDVNNIVFV; encoded by the coding sequence ATGAGTATACTATCTGGTAATGATTTAAATAATAATATTAGTGGCACTATCGGCAATGACAAAATTGCGGGTCTAGGTGGAGATGACAAACTTGCTGGTCTAGATGGAAATGACAATCTGATTGGAGGAAATGGAAATGATAATCTGATTGGAGGAAATGGAAATGATACTCTCTGGTCTGGTGATGGAGATGATACTCTCTCAGCCGGTGCTGGTGATGATTATTTAGATGGTGGTAAAGGTCATGATTATCTAGATGGTGGTTCTGGTAATGATTTTCTGAGAGGAAATGCTGGACATGATTATCTGAGAGGTGGTGCCGGCAATGATACCTTACATGGTGGCTTTGGCAATGATACCTTACATGGTGGTTTTGGCGATGATATCTTAAATGGTGGTGCTGGCAATGATACCTTTGTTTTCGATAATGTACGTCAAGGAGTTGACCAAGTAGAAGATTTTCAAGTAGGTATTGATACAATTCGTTTAGAAGGTATTGCTCAAGGAGTTGTCGAGGTTTTACAAGTTGGAAACGACACTTTAATTAAAGCAGATGGTAATGATTTAGCAGTTTTAATTGGTATAACCAACTATGATGTTAATAATATTGTTTTCGTGTAA
- a CDS encoding glycosyltransferase yields the protein MHILITADPELPVPPQLYGGIERIIDLLVKQLQYRGHTIGLLAHRDSTCPADYSFTWSGVKSQDRVDMLHNTASLYSAVKQFQPNLIHSFSRIFYLFPWLLNSSLPKIMSYQRQPSSRTVAWGNKLGKDSLIFTGCSEYICRQGRKVAGTWYPIHNCVELDKYTFQPTVADDAPLVFLSRIEKIKGAHNAIKVAKKTGHRLLIAGNYSTEGEAGKYWQEAIVPHLDKDGIEYVGTVDDVQKNQLLGKAAAMIVPIEWEEPFGIVFAEALACGTPVISCPKGALPEIVRQGIDGYLINNLQEAYDAVNNLDQIDRNNCRQRAEKCFAASVIVNQYEQLYSQLLNQNYYPTKSKSILV from the coding sequence ATGCATATTTTAATAACGGCAGATCCAGAACTTCCAGTACCACCTCAACTCTATGGTGGCATCGAAAGGATTATTGACTTATTAGTTAAACAGTTGCAATATCGCGGTCATACAATAGGATTGTTAGCACACCGAGATTCTACTTGTCCTGCTGATTATTCTTTTACTTGGTCTGGTGTAAAATCCCAAGATAGGGTCGATATGTTACACAATACAGCTAGCTTATATTCAGCAGTAAAACAATTTCAACCAAATTTAATTCATAGCTTTTCGCGTATCTTCTACCTTTTTCCTTGGTTATTAAATTCTTCTTTACCCAAAATCATGTCTTATCAAAGACAACCTAGCAGTCGCACTGTAGCTTGGGGAAATAAATTGGGAAAAGACAGTTTAATTTTTACTGGTTGTAGTGAATATATCTGTCGTCAAGGAAGAAAGGTTGCAGGAACATGGTATCCCATTCATAATTGCGTTGAATTAGATAAATACACTTTTCAACCTACTGTTGCTGATGATGCACCTTTAGTATTTTTGAGTCGCATAGAGAAAATTAAAGGCGCACATAACGCAATAAAAGTGGCGAAAAAAACTGGTCACCGTCTGTTAATTGCAGGTAACTATAGCACTGAAGGAGAGGCTGGGAAATATTGGCAAGAAGCCATAGTTCCTCATTTAGATAAGGATGGTATCGAATATGTAGGTACTGTAGATGATGTGCAGAAAAATCAATTGCTAGGAAAAGCAGCAGCAATGATTGTTCCAATAGAATGGGAAGAACCTTTTGGTATTGTTTTCGCAGAAGCTTTAGCTTGTGGAACTCCTGTCATTTCTTGTCCTAAAGGTGCATTACCAGAAATTGTCCGTCAAGGAATTGATGGTTATTTGATTAATAATCTTCAAGAAGCTTATGATGCAGTGAATAATTTAGATCAAATTGACCGCAATAACTGCCGTCAGCGTGCGGAAAAGTGCTTTGCTGCATCAGTGATTGTGAATCAATATGAGCAATTATATTCTCAATTGCTTAATCAGAATTATTACCCAACCAAATCAAAGTCAATCCTTGTGTAA